CGTCTGCTGATACCCAATCCGTTCCAGGTGGTTATTAAATAACGGGCGAGCAGATGGGAATCGTCTTTAGACTGCATCTGGCCTGCGGCCTGTGCCTGTTCAATGGTAAGCTGAAAAACGGTTTCAAGTTCCTTTAAATGCCGGGCGGCAATTTGCATTATTTGCGCATCGTTATTGGAAAATTCGGCAAGGGTGTTACCGAAAATACAACCTTTCAGATTGGTTGCTTTTGGTGCTTTTGCAATACTGCGGAACAGTTTTTTGATTTCTTCAACCGGAGCCAGGCTTTTGGCGATATTGTCTTTTAAGGTATTCAGTTCTTTTTGACTGACCTTTTCCAATACTTTTTCATAAAGTTCCTTTTTGCCGCCTTTAAAAGCTAAATAAAAGCTGCCTTTGCCAATGCCCATTGCCCGGAGCAGATCTTCCGTTGAGGTAATTTCAT
This region of Flavobacterium inviolabile genomic DNA includes:
- a CDS encoding TetR/AcrR family transcriptional regulator; the encoded protein is MSGRPKIFDNEAVIEKAADLFWSQGYEITSTEDLLRAMGIGKGSFYLAFKGGKKELYEKVLEKVSQKELNTLKDNIAKSLAPVEEIKKLFRSIAKAPKATNLKGCIFGNTLAEFSNNDAQIMQIAARHLKELETVFQLTIEQAQAAGQMQSKDDSHLLARYLITTWNGLGISRRLYPDPKALSGLIEMQLGILD